From the genome of Candidatus Electrothrix communis, one region includes:
- a CDS encoding transposase encodes MDKEKLPADAVPKGHDTVVVQDIIIEVKNTAFKREVYYSASENRRIIGALPIEYQGGFGPGIRTLVLCLYNDSNMSQPKIHSLLQTVGVEISPATISRIITDDVTCFHDEKSEIVSAGLQATNYQNADDTSARVNGANFYNHVLCSPYYTAYFTRAKKNRLTLLEIFSEGELTFQLNSQTIELLSDFNLSEKQRQRLTPFLSERIMERSEMDALLSRLFPDPGKQKTNRQRILEACAVTAFRHQGRPFPILICDDAPQFKGITEHLGLCWVHEGRHYKKLQPFMENNREKLAKVLSDFWDYYHCLRSYKEAPSKAEAERLSEQFDTLFLQTTGYDQLDDRLRKTWAKKDNLLLVLQYPHIPLHNNSAELGARVQARKRDVSFQTKNEKGTQAKDTMMTVVETAKKCRSMCLNTSMTVSAKSTKCPPWHPSFHLNLSILLPTPPENIPVTLVFGEDTIFVTTQPVAKPLDRSNGLRLFCCYEF; translated from the coding sequence GTGGATAAGGAAAAATTACCCGCTGATGCTGTACCAAAAGGACACGATACCGTTGTTGTTCAGGATATTATTATAGAGGTGAAAAACACCGCCTTTAAGCGGGAAGTCTATTATTCAGCATCAGAAAACCGACGAATCATCGGCGCATTACCCATTGAATATCAAGGTGGTTTCGGCCCCGGCATCAGGACATTGGTCCTCTGCTTATATAATGACTCCAACATGAGTCAGCCTAAAATCCATAGCTTGTTGCAGACAGTCGGTGTTGAAATCTCACCAGCAACAATTTCTCGCATAATAACAGACGATGTTACCTGTTTTCACGACGAAAAATCTGAAATTGTCTCGGCTGGTCTTCAAGCAACGAATTATCAGAATGCTGATGATACCAGTGCTCGTGTCAATGGCGCCAATTTCTACAACCATGTACTCTGCAGCCCCTATTATACAGCATATTTTACCAGAGCGAAGAAGAATCGCCTGACTCTGCTGGAAATATTCAGTGAAGGCGAATTGACCTTCCAGCTAAACTCGCAAACCATTGAACTGTTAAGTGACTTTAACCTGTCTGAAAAACAGCGGCAACGTCTGACACCATTTTTAAGTGAACGCATAATGGAGCGTTCTGAAATGGATGCTTTGTTGAGTAGGCTGTTTCCTGACCCTGGCAAACAGAAAACGAATCGTCAACGCATTTTGGAAGCCTGTGCTGTGACAGCGTTTCGTCATCAGGGCCGCCCGTTTCCGATCCTTATCTGTGATGATGCCCCTCAGTTTAAGGGGATCACCGAACATCTTGGTCTATGCTGGGTCCACGAAGGCAGGCATTACAAGAAACTGCAGCCGTTCATGGAAAATAATCGCGAGAAACTGGCAAAAGTGCTCAGTGACTTTTGGGATTATTACCATTGCCTGCGGAGCTATAAAGAGGCTCCCTCCAAGGCTGAAGCTGAACGTCTTTCCGAGCAGTTCGACACCTTATTCCTGCAAACAACAGGCTATGATCAGCTAGATGACCGTTTACGGAAAACATGGGCCAAGAAGGATAATCTTCTGCTTGTCCTGCAATATCCGCACATTCCTTTGCATAATAATTCTGCGGAACTTGGTGCCAGAGTTCAGGCACGAAAACGGGATGTCAGTTTCCAGACGAAAAACGAAAAAGGGACTCAAGCAAAAGACACCATGATGACTGTGGTCGAAACTGCAAAAAAATGTCGGTCAATGTGTTTGAATACATCCATGACCGTATCAGCAAAAAGTACGAAATGCCCTCCTTGGCATCCATCATTTCATCTCAATCTCAGCATACTGCTTCCGACCCCGCCTGAAAATATTCCTGTTACCCTGGTTTTTGGAGAGGATACAATTTTTGTAACTACTCAGCCAGTCGCCAAGCCTCTTGACAGAAGCAACGGGTTAAGATTATTTTGCTGTTATGAATTTTAG